From one Papio anubis isolate 15944 chromosome 12, Panubis1.0, whole genome shotgun sequence genomic stretch:
- the LOC101023578 gene encoding RNA-binding protein 4 isoform X2, which translates to MVKLFIGNLPREATEQEIRSLFEQYGKVLECDIIKNYGFVHIEDKTAAEDAIRNLHHYKLHGVNINVEASKNKSKTSTKLHVGNISPTCTNKELRAKFEEYGPVIECDIVKDYAFVHMERAEDAVEAIRGLDNTEFQGKRMHVQLSTSRLRTAPGMGDQSGCYRCGKEGHWSKECPIDRSGRVADLTEQYNEQYGAVRTPYTMSYGDSLYYNNAYGALDAYYKRCRAARSYEAVAAAAASVYNYAEQTLSQLPQVQNTAMASHLTSTSLDPYDRHLLPTSGAAATAAAAAAAAAAVTAASTSYYGRDRSPLRRATAPVPTVGEGYGYGHESELSQASAAARNSLYDMARYEREQYADRARYSAF; encoded by the exons ATGGTGAAGCTGTTCATCGGCAACCTGCCCCGGGAGGCTACAGAGCAGGAGATTCGCTCACTCTTCGAGCAGTATGGGAAGGTGCTGGAATGTGACATCATTAAGAATTACGGCTTTGTGCACATAGAAGATAAAACTGCAGCTGAAGATGCCATACGCAACCTGCACCATTACAAGCTTCATGGGGTGAACATCAACGTGGAAGCCAGCAAGAATAAGAGCAAAACCTCAACAAAGTTGCATGTGGGCAACATCAGTCCCACTTGCACCAATAAGGAGCTTCGAGCCAAGTTTGAGGAGTATGGTCCGGTCATCGAATGTGACATCGTGAAAGATTATGCCTTCGTACACATGGAGCgggcagaggatgcagtggaGGCCATCAGGGGCCTTGATAACACAGAGTTTCAAG GCAAACGAATGCACGTGCAGTTGTCCACCAGCCGGCTTAGGACTGCGCCCGGGATGGGAGACCAGAGCGGCTGCTATCGGTGCGGGAAAGAGGGGCACTGGTCCAAAGAGTGTCCGATAGATCGTTCAGGCCGCGTGGCAGACTTGACCGAGCAATATAATGAGCAATACGGAGCAGTGCGTACGCCTTACACCATGAGCTATGGGGATTCATTGTATTACAACAACGCGTACGGAGCGCTCGATGCCTACTACAAGCGCTGCCGTGCTGCCCGGTCCTATGAGGCAGTGGCGGCTGCAGCTGCCTCCGTGTATAATTACGCAGAGCAGACCCTGTCCCAGCTGCCACAAGTCCAGAATACAGCCATGGCCAGTCACCTCACCTCCACCTCTCTCGATCCCTACGATAGACACCTGTTGCCGACCTCAGGAGCTGCTGCCACAGCTGCTGCTGCAGCAGCAGCCGCTGCTGCTGTTACTGCAGCTTCCACTTCATATTACGGGCGGGATCGGAGCCCCCTGCGTCGCGCTACAGCCCCAGTCCCCACTGTTGGAGAGGGCTACGGTTACGGGCATGAGAGTGAGTTGTCCCAAGCTTCAGCAGCCGCGCGGAATTCTCTGTACGACATGGCCCGGTATGAGCGGGAGCAGTATGCCGATCGGGCGCGGTACTCAGCCTTTTAA
- the LOC101023578 gene encoding RNA-binding protein 4 isoform X1 encodes MNVLKRKALVRMVKLFIGNLPREATEQEIRSLFEQYGKVLECDIIKNYGFVHIEDKTAAEDAIRNLHHYKLHGVNINVEASKNKSKTSTKLHVGNISPTCTNKELRAKFEEYGPVIECDIVKDYAFVHMERAEDAVEAIRGLDNTEFQGKRMHVQLSTSRLRTAPGMGDQSGCYRCGKEGHWSKECPIDRSGRVADLTEQYNEQYGAVRTPYTMSYGDSLYYNNAYGALDAYYKRCRAARSYEAVAAAAASVYNYAEQTLSQLPQVQNTAMASHLTSTSLDPYDRHLLPTSGAAATAAAAAAAAAAVTAASTSYYGRDRSPLRRATAPVPTVGEGYGYGHESELSQASAAARNSLYDMARYEREQYADRARYSAF; translated from the exons GCTCTTGTCAGGATGGTGAAGCTGTTCATCGGCAACCTGCCCCGGGAGGCTACAGAGCAGGAGATTCGCTCACTCTTCGAGCAGTATGGGAAGGTGCTGGAATGTGACATCATTAAGAATTACGGCTTTGTGCACATAGAAGATAAAACTGCAGCTGAAGATGCCATACGCAACCTGCACCATTACAAGCTTCATGGGGTGAACATCAACGTGGAAGCCAGCAAGAATAAGAGCAAAACCTCAACAAAGTTGCATGTGGGCAACATCAGTCCCACTTGCACCAATAAGGAGCTTCGAGCCAAGTTTGAGGAGTATGGTCCGGTCATCGAATGTGACATCGTGAAAGATTATGCCTTCGTACACATGGAGCgggcagaggatgcagtggaGGCCATCAGGGGCCTTGATAACACAGAGTTTCAAG GCAAACGAATGCACGTGCAGTTGTCCACCAGCCGGCTTAGGACTGCGCCCGGGATGGGAGACCAGAGCGGCTGCTATCGGTGCGGGAAAGAGGGGCACTGGTCCAAAGAGTGTCCGATAGATCGTTCAGGCCGCGTGGCAGACTTGACCGAGCAATATAATGAGCAATACGGAGCAGTGCGTACGCCTTACACCATGAGCTATGGGGATTCATTGTATTACAACAACGCGTACGGAGCGCTCGATGCCTACTACAAGCGCTGCCGTGCTGCCCGGTCCTATGAGGCAGTGGCGGCTGCAGCTGCCTCCGTGTATAATTACGCAGAGCAGACCCTGTCCCAGCTGCCACAAGTCCAGAATACAGCCATGGCCAGTCACCTCACCTCCACCTCTCTCGATCCCTACGATAGACACCTGTTGCCGACCTCAGGAGCTGCTGCCACAGCTGCTGCTGCAGCAGCAGCCGCTGCTGCTGTTACTGCAGCTTCCACTTCATATTACGGGCGGGATCGGAGCCCCCTGCGTCGCGCTACAGCCCCAGTCCCCACTGTTGGAGAGGGCTACGGTTACGGGCATGAGAGTGAGTTGTCCCAAGCTTCAGCAGCCGCGCGGAATTCTCTGTACGACATGGCCCGGTATGAGCGGGAGCAGTATGCCGATCGGGCGCGGTACTCAGCCTTTTAA
- the LOC101023578 gene encoding RNA-binding protein 4 isoform X4 codes for MVKLFIGNLPREATEQEIRSLFEQYGKVLECDIIKNYGFVHIEDKTAAEDAIRNLHHYKLHGVNINVEASKNKSKTSTKLHVGNISPTCTNKELRAKFEEYGPVIECDIVKDYAFVHMERAEDAVEAIRGLDNTEFQGGMCVG; via the exons ATGGTGAAGCTGTTCATCGGCAACCTGCCCCGGGAGGCTACAGAGCAGGAGATTCGCTCACTCTTCGAGCAGTATGGGAAGGTGCTGGAATGTGACATCATTAAGAATTACGGCTTTGTGCACATAGAAGATAAAACTGCAGCTGAAGATGCCATACGCAACCTGCACCATTACAAGCTTCATGGGGTGAACATCAACGTGGAAGCCAGCAAGAATAAGAGCAAAACCTCAACAAAGTTGCATGTGGGCAACATCAGTCCCACTTGCACCAATAAGGAGCTTCGAGCCAAGTTTGAGGAGTATGGTCCGGTCATCGAATGTGACATCGTGAAAGATTATGCCTTCGTACACATGGAGCgggcagaggatgcagtggaGGCCATCAGGGGCCTTGATAACACAGAGTTTCAAG GTGGGATGTGTGTGGGCTGA